A window of Synechococcus sp. WH 8109 genomic DNA:
CCTAAAATCACCCGGCACTTCGCGCTCCTCATCCATGAGCACCAAGCCCCTGGTGATCTCGCCGTCAATATTGTCGGCTGACTTCGCACGCCTCGGCGAAGAAGTGAAAGCCGTGGACGAAGCGGGTGCGGATTGGATCCATGTAGATGTGATGGACGGCCGCTTTGTTCCGAACATCACCATTGGACCGCTGATTGTTGAGGCGCTGCGGCCGGTGACCCAGAAGCCCCTGGACGTTCACCTGATGATCGTTGAGCCTGAGAAGTACGTTCCCGACTTCGCCAAAGCCGGTGCCGACATAATTTCTGTGCAGGTTGAAGCCTGCCCGCACCTTCACCGCAACCTGGCTCAGATCAAGGACCTGGGCAAAAAAGCAGGTGCAGTTCTGAATCCATCAACACCGATCGACACCCTCGAGTACTGCCTCGAGCTCTGCGATCTGGTGCTGATCATGAGCGTCAACCCCGGTTTCGGAGGCCAAAGCTTCATCGAGAGCCAGGTCCAGAAAATCCGCGACCTGCGCCGGATGTGCGACGAGAAGGGTCTCGACCCCTGGATCGAAGTTGATGGCGGAATCAAAGCCGGCAATGCCTGGAAAGTGATCGAAGCAGGTGCCAACGCGATTGTGTCCGGCTCCGGTGTATTCAACCAACCCGATTACGCCGAAGCGATCAAGGGCATCCGCAACAGCAACAGCAAGGAAGCTGTTCTTGCCTGATCAGCAAACCATCAACTGAACACCACAAGCCCGGCACCTACACCGGGCTTTTTTGTAACCACTTCAAGAAAGAACCCGGCGCTTGAGCAGTTTCATTATCTCCAAAGATTTGGTGGCCACAGTTATACGAACGGGCCTCCGATAATCGAAGGATGAATGATGATGTCAAATTGGTTGCCGCCTTCCTGGTGCTTAATGCTGGCGTGATTTCATTGGCTTTTGCCGGATATCTCAAAGGGAGCATGAACATTGGTGCGGTTCTTCAACATTTGGCTCAATAGCTCTGTTGGCTTTGAGCATCGGGCAGGCCCAGGCTCTCCTCCCTGTCGCTGAGTTGAAATACGGATGATCAAAGCATCTCGTGTAGAGGAAACTTGAAGAGTTGAAGTCGGAGGTGTCCAATGCGCGACGACAGTCCAACTGAGCAAGATCTAGAAGCTGCCTGACTGGTCTGACAAGCCAAACAGCCAGACGCTTCGTTCAGCTTCAATGAACGCCAACAAGGTGCAGGCCATCCCTTTGCAGGGGTGGCCTTCCTTTTTGCCCGTTGCCTGATGCATGTCCTGAGAAGCAACAACAGAATGAAAGGGCATCACGCCAATCAGTGACGTGGATCACAGAACAAGACTGAAGATCATAAAACTATTCAGGCACGCGATTCACCACAGGTCACGAGGCGAGATTCACGCATAACCGGGAGAACAGCATGAGCAGACGAGGCATCCATCCACTGCTTCGGGGTCTTGATCGGCCTCAGCGGGTCGCACCCTCAAGACACGCTGTCTTGCTGTCTGGCCTGGAATCGGCCCAGCGGAATCGTTATCTGCGCTCGGAAGCAGAAGAGAGCGAAACCTCCCAACAATCGATCAGGCATCGCTCATCTCAGTGAAACGAATGCCCCCGCAGGCGCTGATTTGTTCGTTCCTGCTGCATAAGAGAGGATTGTGATCACAACCCAGGGTTGATTGGTGTGGAGTGAGGGGCCAAGTGGACCTCGATCCCCTGTTGGCGGCCGCTTGCCCTACCAGAACCACATCACCACCATGCTTTCAATCCGCAGCTGCAGACAGGCGGCTCAATAATCTATTCCACTGATGGTGGACCTTCTTCACAGACTGAACCTGGCCGAAATACCCCTGGAATGGGTGGTCTGGACAAAAGGATCAATCTCTCATCCGAGGGTGGAAATTGTGGCTAGAGAGAGTGCCTCATTGTTCACTGGAGTTCATAAAAACCAGCCGTAGCTGTGCAAACCAATGCCCAGCAGATTGACGCCGATGTAGCAAACAGCGATCACCACAAGGCCAACCACAGCAACAAGAGCTGGGCGCCGGCCTTGCCAACCTCGACTGAGGCGGGTGTGCAGATAAGCGGCGTAAACCAGCCAGCAAATTAATGCCCAAGTTTCCTTAGGATCCCAGCTCCAGTAGCTGCCCCAGGCTTCATTGGCCCAAACGGCACCACTCACGATGCCCACCGTGAGCATCAAGAAACCAACCGTGATCGTGCGGTAACTGAGGCTGTCGAGTTGTTCATTGGTGCTCAGCTGAACCGATTGCAGATGAACAGAACCAGGGTTCGCGATCGAGGCCGCCTGACGAAATCCACCACTGCCAATGGAACTGCTCCGCAGTTCCAGGGATTGGTCGCGATCCATGACCAACACCGCCAAGGAGAGCAGGGATCCCACCAGCAGAGCGGCATAACTCACCATGATCACGCTCACATGCATGACCAACCAGCTGGAGCGCAGGGCAGGAACCAAGGGGGCCGCTGACTGCAATTGATCTGGCAAGGCAAAGCTTGCAAAAGCGATGCAACCGAGACCCATGGGAGTGGCCGCTGCCGCGACGATGGGGGAAGGCCAGGCTCGTTCCACCAGCAACTGGGTGAGCGTGCAAGCCCAGGCCAGGAAGCACAGGGATTCGTAGAGGTTGCTGATCGGGAAGTGACCCGACTGCCACCAGCGCAGAATCAGCTGAGCGGTGAAAAGAAGGTTGGCGACGGCCACTAGCAGCCGAACCAACCCAGCACGGGACTGGCTCGACACCGCCCAGAAAGCCAGAGGCATGGCCAGCAGCAGCAACACAAAGCCTGCAAAGCCAAGGCTGGTGACCAACTCAAAAGGCGTGTTCAGCACACCATTCCCCGAAGACACGGCGATTCTGCCTCGGCCAATCAGCGACTGGCCTGTTTCAGCAACAGACCACCCGCCCCGAGAAACAACACCACGGGCAGCCAGGCCGCCAGGATCGGTGACAGGGTTCCCTTCACCCCCAGCGAACTGAAGCTAAACCCAATCACGTAATAAATAGCGATGATCCCAAGAGTGAGCACAAACGAGAAGCTTCGGCTGGTGCGGTAAGTGGGCTGAGCACCGAGGGTGGCTCCAAACAGACCAAACACCAGACAGGCCATCGGAACTGTGAACTTTTCCTGGATCCGCACACGGATTTTACGGGCTTCCTTGATGCTTCCGGACTCTTCGTACAACCTCTGAGCCTGCAATGCTTCAGCAACAGTCATATTGACCGCATCTTCTTCAATTCCTGCCAGGCGCTGAGGAGCTGAGTCAAGAGGATACAGATAACGTTTGAAATCGGCCTTGGTAGAGCTTCCATTAGCCGTCAAAGTTAGTATGTGTCCATCCAGGAAATCCCAACCAGTCTGATCATCATTCCAAATAGCCCTATCAGCTCGCAACAGCTGAGTAATGCCGGATCTAGAGAAGTCCAGCACCGTTACATCTTTCATTTCACCATCCTGAAATTTCCATGAATAAAACAGTTGTAATAAGCCTCTGTCTGCCGACTTTCCATCTATTCCAGTACGCCTACCAAATCGAGGGTAAATAATGTCTTCTCCTGTTTTATTGGCAATAGCTTGGCCCAAACCCCGCTTTAAATTGACTTCTGCATAACGCTCACTGCGGGGCACGACCACATCGTTCAAGAAGAAGCTGAACAGGGTCATCGCCATCGAGAGGGCGATGGCGGCACTGATCATCCGCTTTGTGGTGATGCCGAGGCTACGCAGGGCGGTGAGTTCGTTGTTTGCAGACAAGCGGGTGAACACGAACAAAGATGCCATCAGCGTTCCGATCGGAACAGAGAAAGCCAACCAACGCGGGATGCTCAAAAACAACACCTGAGCCGCGATCGTGATCGGCAGGTTCTTGTCGACCATCTGCCGCACCAGTTCAAACATCACGCCACCCGTAAGCAGCAGCAGGGTGAACAGGGCAATGAAGAACAGAAGCGGACCAAGAAGCTCCTTGAGCAACCAACGATCCAGAAGATCCAGCCGCATCCAGGTGGCCCGTTTGAGACGATCCAAAATCACAGTTGGAATCCCTCCCCGAGGTAATAACGACGCACCTGTGGGTCAGCCGCAACCTCCTCGGAACGTCCTGCGGCCAACACCGCACCATCGTTGAGGATGTAAGCCCGATCGGTGGTGGCCAGGGTTTCGCGCACGTTGTGATCAGTGATCAGAATCCCCATGCCCCGGGAGCGCAACCCCTCAATCAGCAGCTGCAGATCCGCCACCGCAAGGGGGTCGACCCCAGCAAAGGGTTCATCCAAAAGCAGATACGTCGGTCCGTTAGCACCCGATGCCAGCGCCCTGGCCACTTCGCAACGGCGACGTTCTCCCCCGGAGAGTTGAAAGCCAAGACGGTTGATGAATGCGCCGAGGTGAAAGTCCTCAATCAGCTGCTGGCGCCGATCCCGACGCTGCTCGGAACTGAGATCGGTCTGTTCAAGGGCGATATCCAGATTCTCACGTACCGTGAGATTGCGAAACACACTCGCTTCCTGGGGCAAGTAACCCACACCAAGCCTGGCTCGCTCCGGCATGGGCAGATGGGTGACCCGCTCACCGTTCACGGTCACCTCGCCCTGATCAGGTGAGAGCAAACCGATCACCAGATTAAAGGTGGTGGTTTTTCCAGCTCCATTGGGACCCAGCAGGCCGACAACCTCGCCGGGGGCAAGCTTCAGATCCAAGCCCTTCACCAACTGGCGGCCCCCAAGGGTGATGGAGACATTCGACAGTTCAAGGGTCATGGAGATACCGGGTTGGTCTCGGCCTGAACGTCGAGCACGGGTTGGCTTGGACTGAGCGACCACTGACTGAACACCTGCTGGCCCGGAACGGGACTGGCAATCGCGCGACCTTCGCCCAACAGATAGGTGAAGCGATCAGCGCGGAGCTGGTTGCCATCAGCCTCGATCACATCCACATCACCACTCAGCACAATCCGGTCTTCCTCCGTGAAGTACTGGGCCTGTCGGCTTGTGGCCACCAAACCACGACCGAGATGCACGAAGCGAACATTGCCACTGGCGGTAATTACACCCGTGCCGTTGTCGGCCGATTGCAGGTCGGACTCAATAGTGATGACGCCTGCGTCAGATGTTTGCTGAGCCTGGGACGACACCAGGGGCCAGAGGACGGTGAGAAGGGGCAAAGCTAAAAGAAGCCCCCGGGAACGGAGCATTGCTTTCACTGCCACACCACCTGCCCAAGTCCGTCGAGACTACCGGCGCTTCAGCGCATGGTCTCAAGAACAGGGACAGTGCATGACTCGGGATCCCGATCCTGCTGAAGCGCCTCAAGCCGCTGTTGCACAGCACTGCACAGAGACGCAAGATCCAGGCCAAGATCTGGAGTCCCCGGACGTTTGAGACGACCCAGAGCTTCACCGAAAAGAATAGTGGCCCCGCGCCGGTTGCCCCGTTGCAGATGCAACTGCGCTACTGCCACCTGCAGGATCCCCTGAAGGCTGCGCCGATCCGGATCAGCGGTTTCATGCCAGAGCTCCTCAAATAGATCATGAGCGGCATACCACTCACCCGCATTGAAGAGCTCCACACCCTGTTGAAAGCGAGGGTCCGCCTGAGGCATCAGCGCTTGGACTTGGCTGGCTTCTTGCCGGGAAGTTTGCGCAGACGGATCGACTCGGGTGTGACTTCGAGCATCTCATCGGGACCGATATATTCGAGCGCGCGCTCCAGCGTCATCTGAACCGGTGCCTGCAGCGTGTCCAATTCCTCAGCGCCCGCGGAACGCATGTTGGTGAGCTGCTTGGTCTTGCAGACGTTGATCTCCAGGTCCTGAGGCCGGTTGTATTCCCCGATGATCATTCCCTTATAGACCTTGGTGCCCGGACTGATGAAGAACTGGCCGCGATCCTCTGCGTTCTTGAGGGCATAAAACGTTGCTGTTCCCTCTTCGAAGGCGATCAGCACACCGTTTCGGCGGGTGTCGAATTCACCCATCATCGGCCGGTATTCGTAGAAGGAATGACTCATGATTCCCTCGCCGCGGGTGGCCCGGATGAATTCACCGCGGAAACCGATCAGACCGCGAGAAGGAACGATGAACTCCAGCTGGGTGCGGCCATCAGCGCTGGTTTCCATGTTCTGCATCTCGCCCTTACGGGTGCCCAGTTTTTCTATGCAGCTGCCCACCGCTGGTTCTGGCACATCCATCACCAGGGTCTCCACCGGCTCGCAGGGGGTGCCATCGATGGTGCGGTAGATCACCTGCGGCTGGGACACCTGGAACTCATAGCCCTCACGGCGCATGGTCTCGATCAGGATGCCGAGGTGCAGCTCACCGCGACCACTCACAGCAAAACGGTCCGGTGAATCGGTGTCTTCCACACGCAGGGCAACGTTGGTGAGCAACTCACGCTGCAGGCGGTCACGCACCTGACGACTGGTGACGAACTTGCCTTCCTTGCCCGCGAAGGGTGAATCGTTGACAACAAAGGTCATCTGCAGGGTGGGCTCATCCACCTTGATCAGCGGCAGAGCGGTGGGCTCATCGGGGCAAGCGATGGTTTCGCCGATGTTGACGTCGTCAAAGCCAGCCACAGCCACCAGATCACCGGCAAAAGCCTCTTCGATCTCAACGCGCTGCAAGCCCTCGAAGCCCAGCAGTTTGCTGATGCGTCCCTTCTTGATGCTGCCGTCGTCCTTGATCAGTGCAGCGTTCTGACCCTGTTTAATTTTGCCATTGTGAACGCGGCCAATGATGATCCGGCCAAGGAAGTCGGAATAGTCAAGGGTGGTGATTTGCAGCTGGAGGGGCTTCTCCGGGTCACCAACCGGGGGCGGAACGTGGCGCAGGATGGCATCGAACAGCGGACGCATGTTGTCGCTGTCGGTCTTCATGTCGGGCTTGGCGAAGCCTCCAAGACCGCTACCAAAAAGGTAGGGGAAATCGCACTGATCATCGTCAGCGCCGAGTTCGATGAACAGATCGAGAACCTTGTCGACGGCGGTCTCAGGATCCACCCGGGCCCTGTCGATCTTGTTGACGAAGACGATCGGACGCAAGCCCTGCTCGAGGGCCTTCTTCAGCACAAAACGGGTCTGGGGCATCGGCCCCTCATTGGCATCCACGATCAGCAGGCAACCGTCGACCATGCCCAGCACCCGCTCCACTTCTCCACCGAAATCGGCGTGACCAGGGGTGTCAACGATGTTGATCCGGGTGTCGTTGTAAGTGACCGCCGTGTTCTTCGACAGAATCGTGATGCCCCGCTCACGCTCAAGGTCGTTGGAGTCCATCACACACGTCGGGACGGCCTCGTTGTCGCGGAAAATTCCTGACTGCGCCAACAGCGAATCGACCAGAGTCGTCTTGCCGTGGTCAACGTGGGCGATGATCGCGATGTTGCGGATCGCCTTGTTGTTGGCGCTCATGCGGGCTGACCGTAAGTATTTGTGAAGAACGCCAAAGGCGCAGTGCGACAGGTTATCTCAACGTGAGAATCGACTGGTGCGCTCCGGACCCTTGCTGCGCAGGCTGCCACGGGTGACGCCCAGCTGGTGGTGGATCTGCTCCTGGGACCAGACCTCCTGGGTGGCCATCCGACCCGCCAGAGCCTCGGCGTAAAGGCTGACGCGCCGGCGCGTCGCAGAGGCATCCTCATCGAGAAGTTCGAGCCGGATCCTGCGTACGCCTGCCCGCAGCAGCGACGGAAGCGCCTCAACGCCCGATTGCGCCGTGCCATTGAAAAGGGTGTTACGACAACCCAGATCAGCCCGCAGGGGATGTTCAACGCCGCTGCGATCCCGCAAGGTGACGTGGTGCTTCTCACAGGGACGACCGCAATCGGTGTGGTCCTTGCCGGCCGAGAGGAATGCACAGAACAGGCAATGCTCCATATGGAACAACGGCATGTGCTGATGCAGGGTGACCTCCAGCAGCGCTGGATCAACGGCGGCGGCCAGATCCAGCAGTTGCTGAAGGTTCAGGTCGTAACTCGCCGTGAGTCGCTGCAGCGTCCAATAGTCCCGATACCAGTGGAAACTCAGGGGGTTGGCGGTGTTGAGGGAAAAGTCTCCAATGCAGGGTGCCAGCGGTGTCAGCACCTCCAGCTGATCGGCATTTCGCACCAGGAAACCGTCAGGACGGGCCCGAATCAGTGGCTCAAGCGACCAGCGTTCATCAGGCCGTGTGATCCGTGCCCCGGCCAGCCATACACCCTCCGGCCAGCAGCCACGACCGATCGCCACCGCTTCCCGCAGCTCCCAAGGCTGCTCAAGATCCGCCACCACTGATCGAATCGGCAGGTCTGTACCGGAGAGATCAACCAAGGCCTGCAGCTGCTCAAGGCTGCGCACCAGCACCACCAAGCCTGGCTTGGTCTCGCTGAGGGGAGCGACAGCTGGTGGGTACATCTGAGCCAGCAGCTCTGTTGGGTTTGGCGTTTTGGTGGCTGCAGGAACAGGACCTGAATCGGTGCTGTCATCTCCTGAGACCTCCAACTGCTCCAACAGGGCCCTACGCATGCGGTTCAGTTCCGCCACGGGCAGAAAAAGATCTCCCTCCAGTTCGATCTCCAGATGCTGAAGCGACCAACCGGTGCCCCCAAGGCGTCCCAATTGCTGCTCAAGCCGTTCCCGTTCCAGGGGGCGCTGCGAAGCGCTTTCCAGCGGCATGGTGCTGCAGAGCTTCAGCTCAAATCCCTGGGGCTCCAGGACGTGCAACTCCAGCGGTGCATCCAGCCGACCGGACACCCGCAGCGCCAGATCCCGTGACCGAGCCTCCACCGTGCGGCGGGCGGCACGCTGCCAACGGGACTGCCAATCGGGGTCACTGGTGAGCCAGACCGAGGCGCCAGGTCTCAAGCCCGAGCCATCCACACGATCGGGCCCCAGGCGCAGCTTCCAGCGTTCGTCGCCCAGCCGCTCACACACCATGATCCGGCCACCGATCTCCCGAGGCGGCTGCAGGGGGTCGGACGACAGCTGTTCCAACACAAGGCCCTGCCCGGAATGCAGCTTTTCCCGGCTGCGCAGATGCAACCAACCACCCCGTTCCACCCGCAGCAACTGCCCCAGCAGCGGGCCCCGCTTCTTGCTCCAGCGGCCATGCACCAGACGGCGATGGTTCACCCCTTCAAGCCAACCGGTGGAAAGGCCACGGGAAAATGCCAGCTCAAGCTGGCGTTGCACCTGCGGCGCCGAAGCGGGGGTTTGATCCAAGCGCTGCCGATAGGCGTCGGTGACGGCAGCCACGTAGGCAGCGTCCTTAAGACGCCCTTCGATCTTGAGGCTGGCCACGCCGATGCGCTGTAACTCCGGCAGCAGCTCCCAGGCCGCCAGATCCTGGGGCGAGAGGAGGTAACGCTGGTCTTCAAGGGTGTGGGGTTGACCATCCACAACCATTTCGTAGGGCAGGCGACAGGCCTGGGCGCACTCACCTCGATTGGCACTGCGCTGCCCGAGGGATTCACTGGTCAGACATTGACCGGAATAGGCGACGCAAAGGGCGCCGTGCACAAACACCTCCAACGGCATCGCAAGGTTCCGCTGAATCAGTTGTGTCTGCAGGCGCTCGAGATCACGCAGGGCCAGCTCACGGGCTAGCACCACCCGCTGGCAACCCAGCGCCGCAGCCTGGGTAATCCCCGCTGCACTGGTGATCGACATCTGGGTTGAGCCGTGCACACAGAGGTTCGGCACCAGCCGCTGGGCCAGGCGACAGAGCCCCACGTCCTGGACGATCACCGCATCCACGCCGGCTCGATCTGCAGCGATCAGCAACTGAGCCGCTGCCTCCAATTCATCACTGAACACCAACACGTTGAAGGTGAGGAATCCCTTCAGCCCCCGCTGATGCAGCCACTGCATCACCTCAGGAAGGTCTTGCAGTCGGAAATTCTCAGCCCGCTGACGGGCGTTGAAGGCATCAACGCCGAAATACACCGCATCGGCACCGGAGGCGGCGGCCGCCTTCATCGCAGCCCAATCCCCTGCAGGTGAAAGCAGTTCGGGAACGTTCAAGGGTCGCGCCTAGAGAACCGACTGGCCGGCTCGAACAAACGCAGTGCATCCGCATTGCCCTCGTAGCGCCAATGCCAGGGTTCGTACATCACACCCTGCTTGTTGCCCTCAGGGAAGGACAACACGAAGTGATATCTCGCCGCATGGTCCTGCAACCAGCTAAAGGCAGTGGTGTCTTGGAAGCTCTGGGAGAGGTTGGTCTCAGGAAAACGGCCATCGCCGAGATCAACGGCATACCCCGTGCTGTGCTCGGAGTAGCCCGGTGGAGCTGACACCTGGGCTCGCTCTTCAGCGGTCTGGTTCCGTTCGGAGGCCACGTCAAAAAAGATCGATTCCTGGAGGGCCAGTGAGCGGAATCCACTGAGCAGACGCAGATCGATTCCGTCAGCCAAGGCGGAACGCATCATCGTGTCAAG
This region includes:
- a CDS encoding LptA/OstA family protein, producing MSSQAQQTSDAGVITIESDLQSADNGTGVITASGNVRFVHLGRGLVATSRQAQYFTEEDRIVLSGDVDVIEADGNQLRADRFTYLLGEGRAIASPVPGQQVFSQWSLSPSQPVLDVQAETNPVSP
- the rpe gene encoding ribulose-phosphate 3-epimerase translates to MSTKPLVISPSILSADFARLGEEVKAVDEAGADWIHVDVMDGRFVPNITIGPLIVEALRPVTQKPLDVHLMIVEPEKYVPDFAKAGADIISVQVEACPHLHRNLAQIKDLGKKAGAVLNPSTPIDTLEYCLELCDLVLIMSVNPGFGGQSFIESQVQKIRDLRRMCDEKGLDPWIEVDGGIKAGNAWKVIEAGANAIVSGSGVFNQPDYAEAIKGIRNSNSKEAVLA
- the typA gene encoding translational GTPase TypA — translated: MSANNKAIRNIAIIAHVDHGKTTLVDSLLAQSGIFRDNEAVPTCVMDSNDLERERGITILSKNTAVTYNDTRINIVDTPGHADFGGEVERVLGMVDGCLLIVDANEGPMPQTRFVLKKALEQGLRPIVFVNKIDRARVDPETAVDKVLDLFIELGADDDQCDFPYLFGSGLGGFAKPDMKTDSDNMRPLFDAILRHVPPPVGDPEKPLQLQITTLDYSDFLGRIIIGRVHNGKIKQGQNAALIKDDGSIKKGRISKLLGFEGLQRVEIEEAFAGDLVAVAGFDDVNIGETIACPDEPTALPLIKVDEPTLQMTFVVNDSPFAGKEGKFVTSRQVRDRLQRELLTNVALRVEDTDSPDRFAVSGRGELHLGILIETMRREGYEFQVSQPQVIYRTIDGTPCEPVETLVMDVPEPAVGSCIEKLGTRKGEMQNMETSADGRTQLEFIVPSRGLIGFRGEFIRATRGEGIMSHSFYEYRPMMGEFDTRRNGVLIAFEEGTATFYALKNAEDRGQFFISPGTKVYKGMIIGEYNRPQDLEINVCKTKQLTNMRSAGAEELDTLQAPVQMTLERALEYIGPDEMLEVTPESIRLRKLPGKKPAKSKR
- the ccsB gene encoding c-type cytochrome biogenesis protein CcsB; translated protein: MLNTPFELVTSLGFAGFVLLLLAMPLAFWAVSSQSRAGLVRLLVAVANLLFTAQLILRWWQSGHFPISNLYESLCFLAWACTLTQLLVERAWPSPIVAAAATPMGLGCIAFASFALPDQLQSAAPLVPALRSSWLVMHVSVIMVSYAALLVGSLLSLAVLVMDRDQSLELRSSSIGSGGFRQAASIANPGSVHLQSVQLSTNEQLDSLSYRTITVGFLMLTVGIVSGAVWANEAWGSYWSWDPKETWALICWLVYAAYLHTRLSRGWQGRRPALVAVVGLVVIAVCYIGVNLLGIGLHSYGWFL
- a CDS encoding DUF309 domain-containing protein, which codes for MPQADPRFQQGVELFNAGEWYAAHDLFEELWHETADPDRRSLQGILQVAVAQLHLQRGNRRGATILFGEALGRLKRPGTPDLGLDLASLCSAVQQRLEALQQDRDPESCTVPVLETMR
- a CDS encoding M15 family metallopeptidase; the protein is MVRASSARRIEREDIPVARRKRQPRQRKGNGAAGLLFGLVLVCAGTLAAVMLVPTLLSQRQPMQSLEISGFRELPDADGRLLGHFPYGEADADQLIVFEPGIELNVKAAEALDTMMRSALADGIDLRLLSGFRSLALQESIFFDVASERNQTAEERAQVSAPPGYSEHSTGYAVDLGDGRFPETNLSQSFQDTTAFSWLQDHAARYHFVLSFPEGNKQGVMYEPWHWRYEGNADALRLFEPASRFSRRDP
- the lptB gene encoding LPS export ABC transporter ATP-binding protein; this translates as MTLELSNVSITLGGRQLVKGLDLKLAPGEVVGLLGPNGAGKTTTFNLVIGLLSPDQGEVTVNGERVTHLPMPERARLGVGYLPQEASVFRNLTVRENLDIALEQTDLSSEQRRDRRQQLIEDFHLGAFINRLGFQLSGGERRRCEVARALASGANGPTYLLLDEPFAGVDPLAVADLQLLIEGLRSRGMGILITDHNVRETLATTDRAYILNDGAVLAAGRSEEVAADPQVRRYYLGEGFQL
- a CDS encoding LptF/LptG family permease, with the protein product MLDRLKRATWMRLDLLDRWLLKELLGPLLFFIALFTLLLLTGGVMFELVRQMVDKNLPITIAAQVLFLSIPRWLAFSVPIGTLMASLFVFTRLSANNELTALRSLGITTKRMISAAIALSMAMTLFSFFLNDVVVPRSERYAEVNLKRGLGQAIANKTGEDIIYPRFGRRTGIDGKSADRGLLQLFYSWKFQDGEMKDVTVLDFSRSGITQLLRADRAIWNDDQTGWDFLDGHILTLTANGSSTKADFKRYLYPLDSAPQRLAGIEEDAVNMTVAEALQAQRLYEESGSIKEARKIRVRIQEKFTVPMACLVFGLFGATLGAQPTYRTSRSFSFVLTLGIIAIYYVIGFSFSSLGVKGTLSPILAAWLPVVLFLGAGGLLLKQASR
- a CDS encoding U32 family peptidase; the protein is MNVPELLSPAGDWAAMKAAAASGADAVYFGVDAFNARQRAENFRLQDLPEVMQWLHQRGLKGFLTFNVLVFSDELEAAAQLLIAADRAGVDAVIVQDVGLCRLAQRLVPNLCVHGSTQMSITSAAGITQAAALGCQRVVLARELALRDLERLQTQLIQRNLAMPLEVFVHGALCVAYSGQCLTSESLGQRSANRGECAQACRLPYEMVVDGQPHTLEDQRYLLSPQDLAAWELLPELQRIGVASLKIEGRLKDAAYVAAVTDAYRQRLDQTPASAPQVQRQLELAFSRGLSTGWLEGVNHRRLVHGRWSKKRGPLLGQLLRVERGGWLHLRSREKLHSGQGLVLEQLSSDPLQPPREIGGRIMVCERLGDERWKLRLGPDRVDGSGLRPGASVWLTSDPDWQSRWQRAARRTVEARSRDLALRVSGRLDAPLELHVLEPQGFELKLCSTMPLESASQRPLERERLEQQLGRLGGTGWSLQHLEIELEGDLFLPVAELNRMRRALLEQLEVSGDDSTDSGPVPAATKTPNPTELLAQMYPPAVAPLSETKPGLVVLVRSLEQLQALVDLSGTDLPIRSVVADLEQPWELREAVAIGRGCWPEGVWLAGARITRPDERWSLEPLIRARPDGFLVRNADQLEVLTPLAPCIGDFSLNTANPLSFHWYRDYWTLQRLTASYDLNLQQLLDLAAAVDPALLEVTLHQHMPLFHMEHCLFCAFLSAGKDHTDCGRPCEKHHVTLRDRSGVEHPLRADLGCRNTLFNGTAQSGVEALPSLLRAGVRRIRLELLDEDASATRRRVSLYAEALAGRMATQEVWSQEQIHHQLGVTRGSLRSKGPERTSRFSR